The region GGCGGCACCGACTCGACCACCGCCAAGCTGATGGACCTGCCCGGGGGCCAGGTGATCGTCGTCCTCGTCGGGCTCGGGACCATCGGCTACGGAGGATCCCTCGTCTACCGCGGTTGGACCGAGAAGTTCCGCGAGCACCTCGACGCGCAGGGGCAGGCCGGCAAGGACGGGTCCGCCTACGTCCTGGCCGGGAAGGTTGGCTACATCGCCAAGGGCGTCGCGATCGCCCTCGTCGGTGGGCTGTTCCTCTACGCCGGCATCACCCACGAGGCCAAGAAGTCGGGCGGCCTCGACCAGGCGCTCCAGCGCGTGCTCGACGTCCCCTTCGGGCAGGTGCTGCTCATCGCGATTGGCATCGGCATCGCCGGCTACGGCGTGTTCTGCTTCGCGCGGGCCAAGCACCTCTCGCGCTGAGGGCTCCGTCGC is a window of Nocardioides oleivorans DNA encoding:
- a CDS encoding DUF1206 domain-containing protein, producing the protein MTDAGRTAEKKAEQAHDSDWLDHAIRAGLVAYGVVHLLVAWLAIQLALGEKQDQASNAGALHYLAEQPMGGVLVWLIAVGMFLLVLWRLLEAALGYPEESDDKKRWLKRGSSLAKAVIYGALGWSAVQTATGSGSGGGTDSTTAKLMDLPGGQVIVVLVGLGTIGYGGSLVYRGWTEKFREHLDAQGQAGKDGSAYVLAGKVGYIAKGVAIALVGGLFLYAGITHEAKKSGGLDQALQRVLDVPFGQVLLIAIGIGIAGYGVFCFARAKHLSR